The sequence below is a genomic window from Clostridium sp. BJN0001.
GCATACGTTATTTTAATTTAATTTAGAATAACGTGTGTTTTGTTTTATGCTTTTTTTATATTATTTATTGAATAAAGCTTAAAATAAATCGTATAATGAACGTGTTAGTATGCGAATTTTTCTTAATTAAACTTAATATGCTAAATTCTTTTGAAGAAAGATATAGGAGATTTAAAAGATGGATTTAGAAGATAGAGCAAAAAAAATTAAAATTAGATATACCTGCTGTATTTATTGCTTTAAAGAAGAAGGAAACACCAGTAATTGCAAAGATTTTTGCAGAAATTACAATTGGATATGCGTTATCACCTATTGATTTTATACCAGATTTCATTCCATTTATAGGTTTGTTGGATGATATAATTTTACTTCCAATACTTATTGCAATAACAATAAAATTTATACCAGAAGAAATATTTAATAAATGTAGAATTGAAGCAGAAAACTTGTTGAGTTGTGGAAAACCTAAAAGGTGGTATTTTGCAATACCAATTTTATTAATATGGATGGCATTAATATTTCTAATTATTAAATTAGTTATTATGAGATATTTGTAAAATATGATTTGATGGTATGTAGTGAAAATAAGTTTTATAGATAAAAAGCATTATATGGAGGCGTGCTAATTTGGAAATAACAGAATTTATTCAAAGTGAAGTTTATAAAAGGTTGGATTATAATGTTCAAGAATTATTGCAAGATTTAATTAAAAAATTAAGTGATATTGATTATTTAATAATGAATAGAAATGAACCTGTTTTAGTTTTTAAAGTTAGACAGATGTATGAAAGAAATCCAAAATCTAAAGCTAATATTGCAACAATTAGATTAAGGAAGGGATATATTACTGTAGGACCTTATAAAAACAATGATGAAAACATAGTATATTGCAGAAATAAAGATGATATAAATGATGAGTTAATACAGAAAATAAAAAATATTTATAGTGAGAAGATGTGCTATTAGAGTATTTTTGTTATTTATTTTAAAATGAGAATGGAAAAAGATATTTATTCATTATATCTTTACATAATAAAACTCGAATAGCAGAGATAGAAGAAAATCATGTTATAAAATTAGAAGATTTAAGAATATTATGTGTTAATTGTCATAGAAAAGTACATACATATAAGATTACAGTTGAAGAACTAAAAAGAAAAATGAATTAATGAAATAATTTTAAAATTAAAGCAGCACAAAGGTTGAAATACCTAAGTGCTGTTTTTTGTGTTTTAAAATAGGATTCTTATCAAAATTAAAACAAGAATTTAAATAGTTCTACAAAATGTAAAATAATAGTATTAAATAAAATTTATTATATATTAAGGAGGAGATTAAAATAAATACAGCAACAGTTACAACTAAGGAACAATTGAAGAAAGCACAATAAGATAATGTTGAAGAAATAATAGTAATTGGTAAATTAGCAAAAAGTCTAAAAGATTCAAAAAAAATTACCACTTTAGGGACTACTATATTAGGAATATTAGCAGTAGGAGCTGTGGCATCTCCATTTACAGCAGGAACATCTTTAGGAATTAGTGCTTTAGCAGCAGCACCAGTTGTAATTACAACAGGTGCTTCAATACCAGCTATTATCTTAGCATCAAGTTTAGGAATAGGGTTTATTATAGCGATATTTAGAGATTATGATGAAATAGAATTTGATGCGTTTAAACCTAAGATTATTTTGAAAAGAAAATAACATAAAATAGGAATTTTTAAAAAGTATCTACAGCTGTTGTAGGTACTTTTTTATTATGTAAAAATTTAATTATATTATGTGGTAAAGTCGTAACAAAAAATTAGAAAATATATTTAGATAAAAAAGATAGGTAAATAGAAAATAAATTATTAGTGTAGTAATATATAAATAGAAATAAATATATAACGATTGAGGAGACTTACAATATGAGTATAGGAAGTAACATAAGTGAAAAAGCTAATTTAATTTGGGCTATAGCAGATAAATTAACAGGAGTATACAAGCCTCATGAATATGGTGAAGTAATATTACCTTTGACAGTAATAAGACGATTTGATTCTGTACTTGCAGATACAAAAGAAGCTGTTTTAAAGAAAAATGAACAGTTAGGAAAACTTTCAATGAAGGATGTTTTTTTATGTAAAGAATCAGGCTATGATTTTTATAACATTAGTAAGTTTGATTTTAAAAAATTATTAAGTGATCCGGATGGTATAGAAGCTAATTTTAGAGCTTACATAAATGGATTTTCTGAGAATGTTAGAAACATAATAGAAAAGTTCAATTTTGATAATCAGATAACAAGATTAGCTGAAAAGAACCTTTTATACATAGTTATTCAAGAGTTTGTTACACCACAAGCTGACTTACATCCAAGTAAGATATCTAATCTTGAAATGGGCTATATATTTGAAGAAATAATAAGAAGATTTTCAGAAGCACATAATGAAGATGCAGGACAGCATTATACCCCAAGAGAAGTTATAGAACTTATGGTAAACATATTATTTTATAATGACAGTGAACTTTTAACAGGAAATATTGCTAAGACAATATATGATCCAGCTTGTGGAACTGGAGGTATGCTGTCTGTTGCTGAAGATTATTTAAAGAAATTTAATAAAGATGCAGAGCTTATAGCTTTTGGACAGGAAATAAATGATCAGACATATGCTATATGTAAAGCGGATATGCTTATTAAAGGT
It includes:
- a CDS encoding DUF1232 domain-containing protein translates to MEQKKLKLDIPAVFIALKKKETPVIAKIFAEITIGYALSPIDFIPDFIPFIGLLDDIILLPILIAITIKFIPEEIFNKCRIEAENLLSCGKPKRWYFAIPILLIWMALIFLIIKLVIMRYL